The following coding sequences are from one Dehalobacter sp. window:
- a CDS encoding ABC transporter ATP-binding protein/permease: protein MSKKNFKRLFIDTIKPINHYFDLVKESLKRPEPKENKFRARDITFFLQFFKPVWKIAILSFAMAILLSLIRSVVPLCSKIFIDFVILKQAYNQVYSILSFAGMQSFTPTVVNILQTVEYVILIMIAVGIIYAFFEAIRNYITMRYEQQLTYNLQLGLFDHVLRFPLSYLKSKQTGYLVSRISSDVYVLQYLMSSMITGTISNFFFMLFSVLILMALNVNIAIIVACTVPAYLVVNYFFSGRIRAIGYIEQESYAQVGKDMQEILSGVEVVKSHTTEDREVEKVSNRLKTLMNTRIKSMIVSSASRSMTRAIQYGVLIIVLWFGAHEVERGNMTVGDYVAFLSYMLMLSGSVSNLFNTYLMMQPVLSSLDRLMELFKTDPEYERDEQKRKGLKPEKLAGDIRYRDVTFSYEVNKPVLSNVSFDIKSGEAVALVGLSGAGKTTLVNLLLKFYTPQNGAIYLDSSDLKDLNTTWLRKQIGIVSQDIFLFDDTIENNIKYGRPTARKEEVIEAAKIAHIHDEIMQLPGGYGTVVGERGIKLSTGQRQRVSIARAFLKNPPLLILDEPTSALDVETEKHLKESLKTLIKGTTTIIISHHMMLTDIADKILVISEGGIAYMGTHEELKKKEGLYQRLIATPEESG, encoded by the coding sequence AAACCGATCAATCATTACTTTGATCTGGTGAAGGAATCCCTTAAACGTCCGGAGCCGAAAGAAAATAAGTTCAGAGCAAGGGACATTACCTTTTTCCTTCAGTTTTTCAAGCCAGTCTGGAAGATCGCGATCTTGAGCTTTGCTATGGCCATCCTGCTTTCTCTGATCAGGTCCGTCGTGCCCTTATGCTCAAAAATTTTTATCGACTTTGTCATTTTAAAGCAAGCCTATAACCAGGTATATTCAATACTATCCTTCGCGGGGATGCAGTCGTTTACCCCCACGGTGGTCAATATACTGCAGACGGTCGAATACGTCATCCTTATCATGATCGCCGTCGGCATCATTTACGCTTTTTTTGAGGCAATCAGGAATTATATAACGATGCGATACGAGCAACAGCTCACGTACAACCTGCAGCTCGGGCTGTTCGATCACGTCCTGAGGTTTCCTCTCTCGTACCTGAAAAGCAAGCAGACGGGCTACCTGGTATCGCGGATATCCAGCGACGTATACGTCCTGCAATACCTGATGTCCAGTATGATCACTGGAACGATCTCAAACTTTTTCTTCATGCTCTTCAGCGTCCTGATCCTGATGGCCCTCAACGTCAATATCGCCATTATCGTCGCCTGTACAGTCCCCGCTTATCTCGTCGTCAACTATTTCTTTTCCGGCCGGATCCGGGCGATCGGCTACATCGAGCAGGAGTCCTACGCCCAGGTCGGGAAGGACATGCAGGAGATCCTCTCCGGGGTCGAAGTGGTCAAGTCCCATACCACGGAAGACCGGGAAGTCGAGAAGGTCTCTAACAGGCTGAAGACCCTGATGAACACCCGTATCAAGTCCATGATAGTCTCGTCGGCCTCGCGATCGATGACCCGGGCCATCCAGTACGGCGTGCTGATCATCGTGCTATGGTTCGGGGCCCACGAGGTCGAGCGGGGCAACATGACGGTCGGAGACTATGTCGCCTTCCTCTCATACATGTTGATGCTGTCGGGCTCAGTCAGCAACCTTTTCAACACCTACCTGATGATGCAGCCCGTGCTGTCGTCGCTCGACCGCCTGATGGAGCTGTTCAAGACGGATCCCGAGTACGAAAGGGACGAGCAAAAGCGGAAAGGGCTCAAGCCCGAGAAGCTGGCCGGGGATATCAGATATCGCGACGTCACGTTCTCCTACGAGGTCAACAAGCCGGTGCTGAGCAACGTCAGCTTTGACATAAAATCCGGGGAGGCCGTCGCACTGGTCGGCCTGAGCGGAGCCGGAAAGACTACACTGGTCAATTTGCTGCTCAAGTTCTACACGCCGCAAAACGGCGCCATCTACCTGGACAGTAGCGACCTGAAGGACCTCAACACGACCTGGCTCCGGAAACAGATCGGCATCGTGTCGCAGGACATCTTCCTCTTCGACGACACGATCGAGAACAATATAAAATATGGCAGGCCTACCGCCCGCAAGGAAGAGGTGATCGAAGCCGCGAAGATCGCCCATATCCACGACGAGATCATGCAGCTCCCAGGCGGGTACGGCACCGTGGTCGGCGAGCGGGGCATCAAGCTCTCCACCGGCCAGCGGCAGCGCGTCTCGATCGCCCGGGCCTTCCTGAAAAACCCGCCGCTGCTCATCCTGGACGAGCCCACGTCCGCCCTCGACGTCGAGACGGAGAAACACCTGAAAGAATCGCTGAAGACGTTGATCAAGGGCACGACGACGATCATCATCTCGCACCATATGATGCTCACCGATATCGCGGACAAGATACTGGTGATCAGCGAAGGCGGGATCGCCTATATGGGCACCCATGAAGAGCTTAAAAAGAAAGAAGGACTGTATCAACGATTGATCGCAACACCTGAAGAATCGGGCTGA
- a CDS encoding nucleotidyltransferase family protein, with protein sequence MEISVNSNYHDPSDLRLIDDVNVLHADNVLCAVSSDTVDITGDKLLFILSVLRKEPVKLPTLSADEWKDLLYFLDIHGILPYFYKQLTARPTPLMLPPPEAMGSMRRNYLQTASKSVVVEKVVKNVMSAFKKEGIDVLLLKGPAFAVYLYNNPGVRPYSDIDLLVYPEDVPRSCEVLKGLGYLYSETIACSLEEKRINQEAFIPGDSRSGPCIELHWNYQPFSMMNEQADMKPVFERAITVKMADVSFKTMHPADALCFAASHLIYQHDKGLRLIWILDIALLCEHLESPRDWELAKKLSVENLSRVALEKSIQMARLWTDLRIPEDVDDFSRWPKALKRETHFYAYQKTRNPISGFRLALSGDGKNGSIVSRMLKHAFPSSEFMRKRYPELKRWPLLVSYFRHWVYWLTHK encoded by the coding sequence ATGGAAATCTCCGTTAATTCCAATTACCACGATCCCTCGGATTTGAGGTTAATTGATGATGTAAATGTTTTGCATGCCGATAATGTGCTGTGCGCCGTTTCAAGCGATACTGTCGATATCACCGGTGACAAGCTGCTGTTTATTCTTTCGGTCTTGAGAAAAGAGCCGGTAAAGCTCCCGACGCTCTCGGCCGATGAATGGAAGGACCTGCTATATTTCCTCGATATTCACGGGATTTTGCCGTATTTCTATAAGCAGCTGACAGCCCGGCCGACTCCCTTGATGCTCCCTCCGCCTGAAGCTATGGGTAGTATGAGGAGAAATTACCTCCAGACCGCTAGTAAATCGGTCGTGGTCGAAAAGGTCGTGAAAAACGTCATGTCGGCTTTTAAGAAGGAGGGCATCGATGTACTATTGCTAAAAGGTCCTGCATTCGCCGTATATTTATACAACAATCCTGGCGTGAGGCCATATAGTGATATTGACCTGCTGGTCTATCCGGAAGACGTGCCCCGGTCCTGCGAGGTATTAAAGGGCCTTGGCTACTTGTATTCGGAGACGATTGCCTGCTCGCTGGAAGAAAAAAGGATCAACCAGGAAGCGTTCATCCCGGGCGATTCCCGCAGCGGGCCCTGTATCGAGCTCCACTGGAACTATCAGCCGTTCAGCATGATGAACGAGCAGGCGGACATGAAACCGGTCTTTGAACGGGCCATCACGGTTAAAATGGCCGACGTCTCGTTTAAGACGATGCACCCGGCCGATGCGCTATGCTTCGCCGCTTCGCATCTGATATACCAGCACGATAAAGGGCTCCGGCTTATATGGATTCTTGACATTGCCCTGCTCTGCGAGCACCTCGAGTCGCCTCGTGATTGGGAGTTAGCAAAAAAGCTCAGCGTGGAAAACCTGTCGAGGGTCGCGCTGGAAAAGTCAATTCAGATGGCCAGGCTCTGGACCGATCTGCGGATACCTGAAGATGTCGACGATTTCTCCAGGTGGCCGAAGGCTTTGAAGAGGGAGACTCATTTTTACGCCTATCAGAAGACGCGCAATCCGATAAGCGGATTCCGGTTAGCATTATCCGGAGACGGGAAAAATGGCAGCATCGTTAGCCGTATGTTAAAGCATGCATTTCCTTCTTCAGAGTTCATGAGAAAACGATATCCCGAATTAAAACGATGGCCACTTCTCGTTTCGTATTTCCGGCACTGGGTTTACTGGTTAACGCATAAATAA